The genome window GGAATTGGGATTGGGAATGACCTCTCACCCAGCCTCTGGTTTGTGGATTGTGGTCCGTGGCAGTTGAGCATTGGGTTGAGTGTGTTGTCTGGCTAAGCCATGTTTGATATGCTGTAATTATGTTATAAGGTTGTTCCCGTAAAGTGACAGTTAAGTGTGTAACAACAGCGACATCAACCACGCAACAGGATCTCATCTCAGGAGTTCATTGAGGGTTGTCCGCGAAACGGGGTTGGTTTGATTTATGGTTAAGCCATGCAGAAGTTGTAAAAGTATCAATCAGTACTCACTGTACTCCCTGACATCGTTAAGCAGCTACAAACTCCACTAAAGCTAAATTATATCATACCAACAACAGTTGCTGGCCGTTTTAATTgttggcaaaagtttttatttttatttcaagtcagaagacaaacaaaaacaagttgaATTCCCAGTAGTTGATAGTtggtacactgaaaaaaaagagcaacttctaaaatcaagaacattcatcttaaatatcttgttcttaaaataagaaaattttaaaaccatattactaataccaagaatattaatctaaaaaatccaAGTTcctaatacaagaataaaaatcttaaattgttagaaaagtataaatatgtactgtTTCAAATagtatatttcatatatttcaagtcaaaattaaaaaaaaaagttgtgaatttaaaaaattctttttaattttttgtttttttattttaatttcaagaacatttattcacaaaataagaacttggtcttatttaaaatgttctcaatGTTATGTTctcgatttatttttttgaccaTAATTCTacgttttgagaccaaaatcttgttTTTAGACCATTTTTTGTATCAGTGTAGTTTTTAGTTGCTGcttgctgttactgttactgttactgttgatGCACTTTTACCAGCTGCGCGTTAATCTCAGCTGAAAAGTTAAGAAGCTGGCCAAGTTGCCGACGTGGCCATTAAAAAGATGCTGCCAGCTGCtgattgaatattaaaatgctGCCAGCAACTGTTGGCAATTAAAGCTTTGCCGCATCAATCAGTGCGCTTGCTTTGAATGTGGGGAAAGGGGAGGAGGGGGTCTTCATAGTGGACTGCCACGCCTTAATTAGCATAATCTAATTTCAACTTTGTCAGAAATGATTCTTCTTGTactgctcctgttgctgccaaaaaaaaaaaatgcaaatcaactAACGGAACGCAGCCAATTTGTTTGCCTCCTGCCGCCTCTGCTCCCCTGGACGACTTTCCCTCCTACGCTCATTCACCGCCTGGCGAcagttaaaaacttttatatttttacaacgaaatgaaaaaacaataaaataaaaaaatggaaaattaaacCAACAAGAAGATGACAACAGCTACAGCCTCGACAGCAGCGGCGACGGTttgttaaaaactttttttttaaatgcgaaAATGAAAGAGCAACAAGACGAGTTTTCTATGCATGGTCAGAGGGGGTGTGGGTGGGGGGCGAAAGGTGGTTAGACGggggctgttgctgctggttgaGCGTTTAGAATTGACAGCGACAGGATACTGGCAACTGCGTGGATGCCACACGGCGTCGACGTCAAGTGCCTCAACAGTTTGGCAGGCGAACACAACAATTGAGTTTGTTTCCCTGaatgtatgtgtctgtgtgtctgtgcatGCGACTGTGTGCCTGTTTATGTGGAGGGGGTTGCCAGATGttgaaacatttaatttgctgGAATTTGGCGCGTCATGTAAGCTTATTAACAGACTAGCGCAACTGTATgacactgtgtgtgtgtgtatatatgtttttatgccGTTTGTTTTTCTATGCAAATTTGCGAATGACACACGATACGTGTACGTGCCTCAGCAGGCAGACATTACCACAACCCACTAAAACAGTTATCAAAAGGTATGGCCAAACAAAATCGGCATATAATTAGTGCGTTAAATTGTGCTCAAATTTAACATCACTGTTAACTGTGAATGCTATGCTGTTAATGTGAATGTTAATCTTAAAGCTGCCTTCAGCAGTAGCCAAAACTATGCTAAATTTTCACATAACTGCAGATCAACTGTTAACTTCGATTGCTTTGCTAATAATGTTAATCAGGGCTGCAAAATATGTGCTAATTTTTGTCTCCAATTGGCttagtttatttaatcaaaaaataattttcactaCGCCTTTCATTACATTACAAATTTATCAGAGTTTTTACGATGGAAATAAAGAATCTGAATAAAAGTAAGCCAAAAACAtgtaatttcttttttcgataaaaaatttaaaagagttgATCTGACTTGGTGTAAAACTGAGCTTTAGCaaatattagaaatataaGTTAAGTTTTCTACCTCGGAATAGTGGGTTTCTTGAAATATATTGCTGAGAATGGTAACTGTTTTTGTTCCGTTCTCTAATCCTTTTGCTCTGGTTTAGAACGTGATAAGACATTGGTGTTTGTTAAACAATAGCTAAATACACACAGACAAGCGACTGCCTAGCGAATGAGAAATCACTTTTAATTGCCATTACACGAAAAATGAAGAGGAATTTGAGTGCATGTAAAAGGTagacagttgccagttgcagcATTAAGTGGGTGAGGAGGTGGTGGCAAGTGCTGTGACAATGGAAATGGGCGTGCCACACGGCACAGAACACAGTCGGAATGAAGACGTTAACGAAGACAATGCAAATATGGACATAAATCTTGAATAACGTCTTGTTCAAGTCAACAGCAgaataaaactgaaactaaactcaaaccgaaaaccaaaagtaatacttaaactaaaactaaaaccaTAAATAAcattgcagcagcaactgtgtTAGCGATTGTCTTATACATGAAAAGCTCTCAatcagttttaattaaatttatttatttaagagaCGGCTCCTCTTTAAGAACTAGGCATGATGAAAACGCAAGAACATCGGTTGAAaactacttatttattttatgcatatttttttccatgttaaaaaaaaaattattttttaacttttgaatGGAAAATGGGCGAGTTAAGCTTATATTGATGACGATTTCAATTGTCCCTAACCTAATATTCAATACACTCAATGACGAGTCAAAATAGTGAAACTAACAAACATTAATTAGTCGATTGGTAAAGAAAACAAGtctttaaaaattcgaaaCAGATCTATGCAAACAGcaaatacatttcaatatttttttatattgatcaGCATgaacagtcgagtcgatatacaCTCAAAGACTATAAGAACTAGAGCAACCAAGTGTGGAGCAGAATAAGATCGtttcaaatatgtatttaagggTTTTTTAAGTTTCGCAACAACTCAAGcgcataaaagtatgcaggaattttttttctgttggaatttaaaatgtataaacaaaattaattgtgtAACGGGTATCTCAAagtctcgactatagcctttcccgtttgtttttttcttcgaCGTCCGTCTAGTCACCTAATTAACATTTACAATTCGACATTCCGAAATTGAAATTACCAAAGTTTTAAGGATAGAAGTATTTTCTTGAtaattaacgttttttttattattacctattatgttattaaattgtaGAAAGATTGGAAAAGTAGGCAGGTATTTAAAGGTGTTTTAAGTTTCTTAAGAACTCAAAcgcataaaagtatgcagtagttttcaTGCCGCAAGAGCCTACAAATTTATCAGGtgttttctacaaatttataacagcgctgaagcaacccaaaagcaattgttgttgttcctgaaaaaaagaaactattgctttcaaatgtctaaaaaaaattttgagagatttgacaaaattaaatatttattaaattgaattaaaatatcatttaattcaataaaaatgcaaaaaaaaaatttgttcgaaaatattaaatctctaaCATTTTGGGAACATCAACATTTCATACGGTTgctttcaaaaacatttctctttaaaatctctagagatttctggaacacatgATAGTGGATATTTTACAGTCGAAGTCACGAATCGTGCCTTATTCGAATGTTTATATGCCAATATGATTGGCTTTTTTGGGCTTGGAATTTTCATAGTGATCCTCGAAGTAGCatccataaataaatgaatgaaagatTGTATTCCAATGGAAATTTCACCTCTACCTTTGCAGCATGAAGGAGACCAAcggcaacaacaccagcaacagccatgctaacagcagcagcaacaacagtggtagcaacaacaacacgggCAGCTTAGCATCGACAAACTGTGGCGCCAACGCGGtgccagccacgcccacagcggcacagcaaacaacagcagctgtcaCGGGACAACAGtcactgcaacagcagcaacagcaacagcagcaacaacaacagcaatcagcTGGCGCACAGCAACTGACGCCAAGGAAGAGCAACATTCATGAGCTGAGGAATCAGGATTATGTTAGCCGCCTCAtggctgccacgcccccctatTTGTACTCGGCACCAGTTGGGCCGAACAATTATTTCTTTAGCGATATGCTGCGTTCGCTGGTGCAAACGCGCAACAATGAGACCGCTCgtgtgttgcagctgcaacagcaacaacaacagcagcaacagcagcagcagcaacaacaacaacagcccaCGCTGCCGTTGCCCTACGCCTACACAAAGCTGGAGACGAAACCCTTGCCCAAGGCTGTGCTGGGCGGTGCCGTGGACAACACATTGCAGGACAACACACCGCCGGCGGCATCGTTGCCACCACAGGATCTGGTGTTGCCGCCACCGCCGCCCGTGTGGTATCCACCACTGTACGCGCCATACGGCATCGATCCGCTGCACTTCTTCATTGATCTGCGCGTCTCGGGTCACATCTACGATCGCAAGAAGGAGAACGTCTCTCCGCTctccaacagcaacagcagcagcggcgccacaacagcggcaacaggtGCTTTGCTGTCCGCCGAGGATTcatcagttgctgctgctgccgctgctgctgctgctgcagccaGCGGTCTGGGCAGCAACAGTTTGCTGAGCAAGCAGCGTCATGGATCCGCCTTCACGGTGCCCATACCCAAGTCGGCGCAGAGTGATGCCATCAATCTGTGCGCCAATGGCAGCAACGATGGTAGCACTGGTACAGTGGGCGGTGTTGCCGGACTGGGCAAATTCGAGCACTACGCCAAGTACTATGATCTGGGCGAAAGCAAGGAAAATCAGCCGGCGGCAAgcacagcggcagcagcaacagcagcagcagctgctgccgctgcagcGGCGAATCTGTCCAAGTCCGGCGCCAGTTATATGTTGCAGCATTTGCCGCGACTCTACAGTCAGTTTGCGGCACAACAGGAGGCGGCAGCTGCCGCAGCTGTTGGGGATCTGGATGCCAAGTCGGAATCTGCGTCCGCCTGTGCCGATCTGTGCGACGAGGACTCTCTGGGACGGGGTTCCAGTGACACCGCTGGCGCTCTACTCGAGAGCAACAGTCTGCAAAACGATCGGGACATCGACGTGGAAATCATTGACTCCATCAAATACCGCACCGACGGCGAAAGCAGCCGCTGCTCCAGCAACGATGAGGCCTCTGTCACGCATATCGATTAGGTTCCCACCGGACCACAATTCCAACACTATGTCAAACCTTAAGTCCCAATAAAGAAGACATTTGCCTAATGATGAATTCATGTATTTACTGCTTATTTTCCAACAGCTTCCTTCAAAAGGTTTTTATCAGATGGGTTCGACATTATCAGATGTgctctacaaatttataacagcGCTAAAGCAATCCTAAaccaattgttggtgttcctgaaaataaaaaattaatgctttcaaatgtctaaacaATTCTTGAGAgacttgacaaaattaaatatttattcaattgaattaaaatatctttaaattgaataaaaatgcaaaaaaaaaaataaaaaaaaattcgaaaatattaaatctctaaCTTTTTtggaacaccaacatttctcttcaaaatctctagagatttctggagcACACctgtatcttttatattttattcagtaGTTTCTTGTCCCTACTCAGATTAGAATTTACACAGTTACCTTCCCTATTAAAAAGTACCTATTAAATAGTTCTTAATTTCGTCCAATTCTATAACATCTATGTTATTTCAAACATCGAG of Drosophila innubila isolate TH190305 chromosome X, UK_Dinn_1.0, whole genome shotgun sequence contains these proteins:
- the LOC117790810 gene encoding ecdysone-induced protein 74EF, which produces MKETNGNNTSNSHANSSSNNSGSNNNTGSLASTNCGANAVPATPTAAQQTTAAVTGQQSLQQQQQQQQQQQQQSAGAQQLTPRKSNIHELRNQDYVSRLMAATPPYLYSAPVGPNNYFFSDMLRSLVQTRNNETARVLQLQQQQQQQQQQQQQQQQQPTLPLPYAYTKLETKPLPKAVLGGAVDNTLQDNTPPAASLPPQDLVLPPPPPVWYPPLYAPYGIDPLHFFIDLRVSGHIYDRKKENVSPLSNSNSSSGATTAATGALLSAEDSSVAAAAAAAAAAASGLGSNSLLSKQRHGSAFTVPIPKSAQSDAINLCANGSNDGSTGTVGGVAGLGKFEHYAKYYDLGESKENQPAASTAAAATAAAAAAAAAANLSKSGASYMLQHLPRLYSQFAAQQEAAAAAAVGDLDAKSESASACADLCDEDSLGRGSSDTAGALLESNSLQNDRDIDVEIIDSIKYRTDGESSRCSSNDEASVTHID